The proteins below are encoded in one region of Segatella copri:
- the folB gene encoding dihydroneopterin aldolase, giving the protein MLFCSKIYLKNVRFHAYHGVLSQETQVGNDYVVNLDVSYDFSRAMETDELAGTLNYAELYELVKQEMEIPSKLLEHVAGRIGKRLFAEYPTIQKIQLAITKVNPPFGADCDGAGVEVVLTNDKTL; this is encoded by the coding sequence ATGCTTTTCTGTAGTAAGATATACTTGAAGAATGTCCGTTTCCATGCGTATCACGGCGTTCTGTCACAGGAAACCCAGGTGGGCAACGATTATGTGGTGAATCTGGATGTGAGCTATGATTTCTCCAGAGCCATGGAAACCGATGAACTGGCTGGAACCCTCAACTATGCAGAACTCTATGAACTCGTGAAACAGGAGATGGAGATACCTAGCAAACTGCTGGAACATGTAGCCGGAAGGATAGGAAAGCGACTCTTTGCAGAATATCCGACTATTCAGAAAATACAACTCGCTATTACCAAAGTTAATCCTCCTTTTGGAGCAGATTGTGACGGCGCAGGGGTAGAAGTTGTATTAACAAATGATAAAACTTTATAG
- the pnuC gene encoding nicotinamide riboside transporter PnuC, with translation MMDYIASHGLDIFTTVLGLVYILLEYRASIWLWLVGIIMPALDVWLYWSHGLYGDAGMAVYYTIAGIYGYAVWKYGKKHNQKEKEELPITYMKKSLYLPTLLFFLATWGITYYILITFTNSTVPLQDSFTNALSFVGLWALARKYIEQWFFWIIVDAVCFYLYIVKGIPFKAGLYGLYVIIAVAGYFKWKKMMMKKS, from the coding sequence ATGATGGATTATATTGCATCACATGGTTTAGACATCTTTACCACGGTACTCGGACTGGTTTATATCCTGTTGGAGTACCGTGCCAGTATCTGGCTTTGGCTGGTAGGCATCATCATGCCTGCCCTGGACGTATGGCTCTATTGGAGTCATGGTCTTTACGGCGATGCGGGTATGGCGGTCTACTATACGATAGCCGGTATATATGGTTATGCCGTATGGAAATATGGCAAGAAGCACAACCAGAAGGAGAAAGAAGAACTTCCGATTACCTATATGAAGAAGTCGCTCTATCTGCCTACTCTTCTGTTCTTCCTGGCAACCTGGGGTATCACCTATTATATACTGATAACTTTCACCAACTCTACAGTTCCTCTGCAAGACAGTTTCACCAATGCCCTGAGCTTTGTGGGGCTCTGGGCGCTGGCACGCAAATATATCGAGCAGTGGTTCTTCTGGATTATCGTAGATGCCGTTTGCTTCTATCTCTATATCGTCAAAGGTATCCCATTCAAGGCAGGACTTTACGGTCTCTACGTCATCATCGCCGTAGCCGGATACTTTAAATGGAAGAAGATGATGATGAAAAAGAGTTGA
- a CDS encoding nitroreductase family protein, producing the protein MESIKNRTSIRKYAEKEVSEELLNRLLEEAERTPTMGNLQLYSVVVTRSEEGKKALAPAHFNQPMVTEAPVILTICADYRRTTLWAESRKGTPGYDNILSFMNAATDALLFTQTFTNLAEEAGLGTCFLGTTVYMPKMIIDTLKLPKLVMPVATLTIGWPAEHPALSDRLPLRSIIHHEHFEDYTPEKIDDFYAGKEALEENKEFVRINNVETLAQVFTDIRYTKKDCEAMSQGFLEALKQQGFI; encoded by the coding sequence ATGGAATCGATTAAGAACAGAACAAGCATCAGAAAATATGCAGAGAAGGAAGTATCTGAAGAACTCCTGAACCGCCTTTTGGAAGAGGCAGAGCGCACCCCGACAATGGGAAACCTGCAGCTTTACAGCGTTGTGGTAACAAGAAGTGAAGAAGGAAAGAAGGCACTGGCGCCAGCCCACTTCAACCAGCCGATGGTAACAGAAGCCCCGGTCATCCTCACCATCTGTGCCGATTATCGCCGCACAACCCTCTGGGCAGAGAGCCGCAAGGGAACCCCGGGCTATGACAACATTCTCTCTTTTATGAATGCAGCTACCGATGCCCTTCTTTTCACCCAGACCTTCACGAACCTGGCAGAAGAAGCCGGTTTGGGCACCTGTTTCCTGGGAACTACGGTTTATATGCCAAAGATGATTATCGACACTCTGAAGCTCCCTAAGCTCGTAATGCCAGTAGCCACATTGACCATCGGCTGGCCGGCAGAACATCCAGCCCTGAGCGACCGTCTCCCTCTGCGCAGCATCATCCACCACGAGCATTTCGAAGATTACACCCCAGAGAAGATTGACGACTTCTATGCAGGGAAGGAAGCTCTGGAAGAAAACAAGGAGTTCGTTCGCATCAACAACGTAGAGACCCTAGCCCAGGTTTTCACCGACATCCGATACACAAAGAAAGATTGCGAGGCGATGAGCCAAGGTTTCCTCGAAGCCCTCAAGCAGCAAGGATTTATTTAA
- a CDS encoding N-acetylmuramoyl-L-alanine amidase, whose product MLVLTATGSNRRFTLVIDPGHGGHDVGARGAISKEKNINLSVALQFGKYVERNMPDVRVIYTRKTDVFIPLKQRANIANRANADLFISVHTNALPAGKIARGFETYTLGMHRAKDNLDVAMRENSVISMEKGYQHTYQGFDPRSSESYIIFEFIQGKNMERSVELARNIQRKVCSGANRPDKGVHQAGFLVLRETSMPSCLIELGFITTADEERLLNDASRVDDIARGIYEGFAQYRNKYDKSISVPYRAADTESVPVAKIVSDTKQEKDERRAEEADTAPRRTVKQVETRATKAKTVQQNRRQNPQDKPAQQSRQTQQSRQTQQNRTVAQNKPAQQKANVADAPVFKLQIFVSNRTLRKGDAHFKGETGYDSYQEGNMVKYTMGASTNYNEIFRLRKTLAEKFPEAFIIAFKNGKKYDVNQAIREFKQNRNR is encoded by the coding sequence ATGTTGGTGCTGACAGCGACAGGCTCCAACCGCCGTTTCACGCTCGTTATCGACCCAGGTCATGGTGGTCATGATGTGGGCGCACGTGGTGCTATTTCCAAAGAAAAGAATATCAATCTCTCTGTGGCATTGCAGTTTGGCAAATATGTTGAGCGCAATATGCCGGATGTGAGAGTCATCTATACCCGCAAGACGGATGTCTTTATTCCTCTGAAACAGCGTGCCAACATTGCTAACCGCGCCAATGCCGACCTGTTTATCTCGGTACATACCAATGCGCTGCCAGCCGGTAAGATAGCCCGCGGTTTTGAAACCTATACGCTCGGTATGCACCGTGCCAAGGATAATCTCGATGTGGCTATGCGAGAGAACTCCGTTATCTCGATGGAGAAGGGCTATCAGCATACCTATCAGGGTTTCGACCCGCGATCTTCTGAGAGTTACATCATCTTCGAGTTTATACAGGGTAAGAATATGGAGAGAAGCGTAGAACTGGCGCGCAATATCCAGCGAAAGGTATGTTCCGGTGCCAACCGTCCGGATAAGGGTGTGCATCAGGCAGGATTCCTGGTTCTCAGAGAAACCTCGATGCCTAGCTGTCTGATAGAGCTCGGTTTCATCACTACTGCCGATGAAGAAAGACTGCTCAACGATGCCAGCAGGGTGGATGATATCGCCCGAGGCATCTACGAAGGTTTTGCGCAATATCGCAATAAATACGATAAATCCATCTCGGTTCCTTATCGAGCTGCGGATACAGAATCGGTGCCGGTTGCCAAGATAGTTTCTGATACGAAACAGGAAAAGGACGAGCGCCGTGCTGAGGAGGCGGATACTGCGCCGAGAAGAACGGTGAAGCAGGTGGAAACCAGAGCAACAAAGGCTAAAACGGTTCAGCAGAACAGAAGACAGAACCCGCAGGATAAGCCGGCTCAGCAGAGCAGACAGACGCAGCAGAGCAGACAGACGCAGCAGAATAGAACTGTAGCTCAGAACAAGCCGGCACAGCAGAAAGCCAATGTAGCCGATGCGCCTGTCTTCAAGCTCCAGATATTTGTCAGCAACCGCACGCTCCGCAAGGGCGATGCCCATTTTAAGGGCGAAACCGGTTATGACAGTTATCAGGAAGGCAATATGGTGAAATATACGATGGGAGCTTCTACCAACTATAATGAGATTTTCCGCTTGCGCAAGACGCTTGCCGAGAAGTTCCCGGAAGCTTTCATCATAGCTTTCAAGAATGGAAAGAAATATGATGTGAATCAGGCTATACGTGAGTTCAAACAGAACAGAAACCGCTGA
- a CDS encoding TonB-dependent receptor encodes MKRFNGIALSVAFCSLASQAALAQTKIDTLKVQNLNEVIVKGVRAAKEAPYAVANIRKSELKQFSCSGQELPFLLSRTPGILAWSENGIGTGTTYMRIRGAAGSRINVTLDGVALNSPEDQTVFWANMNSYSSLLGSIQVQRGVGSSTNGDGAFGGSISMATAAPSLTPTAEVTGSFGSYNTYHTGASFSTGLLGKHLIFDGAYHETATDGYVDGTEGRSGSYYGGLTWLSDNFKVSYKNIGNFEKTGQAWNGVLGGDYNSNFSLLQDGIRTYKDMYKAGLDKFNVLTGDMVRNGKGDYTITPYTLRDGSKWDKTTDNFYQNHNILSATWTPSSHWSHSLSLHYTYGYGYYKEFKNNAKFAKFGLVYKDAEGNKVKKSDFIRKKGLSQHTYGMVYNTNYKDEHWDVIGGLNLQQFRGNHWGYLTYIANQDAEKKFFDSNGQYKYYDSDAHKYDYSAFVKASYRFADYWNAFADLQYRRVEYKTDGINDKFIAQADGSYKNQELNINEKYNFFNPKAGISFNKDGHKAYASVAYSNREPERNNFTDNFNYPFPKEEKLLDVEFGYQYQGDNWHAGANFYYMDYDNQLAQTGQLSDIGEALTTNIKDSYRMGVELTAGWAPLSWLSVEGNAALSKNKIKDFDEYVSNWEDDKKPGVVHYDNSTLSYSPSAILNGFIDIHYAGFSATWHTNFVSRQYITNTEDRDFSLPCYSQSDLSLNYSAKVTKALGIKEISFGVDINNIFNRHYAASAFTWGNAIGYGYTLDNRFKQIAYIPMADTTWMTHLTLKF; translated from the coding sequence ATGAAAAGATTCAACGGGATCGCACTCAGTGTAGCGTTTTGCTCTTTGGCAAGCCAGGCTGCACTGGCACAGACAAAAATCGACACCTTGAAGGTGCAGAATTTGAATGAAGTGATTGTAAAAGGCGTACGTGCCGCAAAGGAAGCTCCATACGCCGTGGCTAACATCAGGAAATCAGAACTCAAACAATTCTCTTGCTCAGGTCAGGAATTGCCATTTCTCCTTTCTCGTACACCGGGCATCCTCGCCTGGAGTGAGAACGGTATCGGCACCGGTACTACCTATATGCGCATTCGTGGCGCTGCCGGAAGCCGCATCAATGTAACACTCGACGGAGTGGCTCTCAACTCACCGGAAGACCAGACCGTTTTCTGGGCTAACATGAACAGTTATTCTTCGCTCCTGGGCAGCATCCAGGTACAGCGCGGCGTAGGCTCTTCTACCAATGGCGACGGTGCCTTCGGTGGAAGCATCTCTATGGCTACAGCTGCTCCTTCGCTCACCCCTACTGCAGAAGTTACCGGTTCTTTCGGTTCTTACAATACCTATCATACAGGCGCCAGCTTCTCTACAGGTCTGCTCGGCAAGCATCTGATTTTTGACGGTGCTTATCACGAGACAGCTACCGACGGTTATGTAGACGGCACAGAAGGCCGCTCAGGTTCTTACTATGGCGGACTGACCTGGCTGAGCGATAACTTCAAGGTAAGCTACAAGAACATCGGCAACTTCGAGAAGACCGGTCAGGCTTGGAACGGTGTGCTGGGCGGAGATTACAACTCTAACTTCAGCCTCCTTCAGGATGGCATCCGCACTTATAAAGATATGTATAAGGCAGGTCTGGATAAGTTTAACGTGCTGACAGGCGATATGGTTCGCAACGGCAAGGGCGATTATACCATCACTCCTTATACCCTGCGCGACGGAAGCAAATGGGACAAGACTACTGATAACTTCTATCAGAACCACAACATCCTTTCGGCTACCTGGACACCAAGCAGCCACTGGAGCCACAGCCTCTCACTGCATTATACCTATGGCTACGGCTACTACAAGGAGTTCAAGAACAACGCCAAGTTTGCCAAGTTCGGACTCGTTTACAAGGATGCAGAGGGCAACAAGGTTAAGAAGTCAGACTTCATCCGCAAGAAGGGACTCAGCCAGCATACCTACGGCATGGTATACAATACCAACTACAAGGATGAGCACTGGGATGTTATCGGCGGATTGAACCTGCAGCAGTTCCGCGGCAACCACTGGGGATACCTTACTTATATCGCCAACCAGGATGCCGAGAAGAAATTCTTCGACAGCAACGGCCAGTATAAGTACTATGATTCTGATGCCCACAAGTATGACTACAGCGCCTTCGTCAAGGCAAGCTATCGCTTTGCAGACTACTGGAATGCCTTCGCTGACCTGCAGTATCGCCGTGTAGAATACAAGACCGACGGTATCAACGATAAATTTATCGCCCAGGCAGATGGCAGCTACAAGAACCAGGAGCTGAACATCAACGAGAAGTACAACTTCTTCAATCCTAAGGCAGGTATCAGCTTCAACAAGGATGGCCACAAGGCATACGCATCTGTAGCCTACAGCAACCGCGAGCCAGAGCGCAACAACTTTACCGACAACTTCAACTATCCATTCCCTAAAGAGGAGAAGTTGCTCGATGTAGAGTTCGGCTATCAGTATCAGGGCGACAACTGGCATGCAGGCGCCAACTTCTACTATATGGATTATGACAACCAGCTGGCTCAGACCGGACAGCTGAGTGACATCGGCGAGGCACTGACCACCAACATCAAGGATTCTTACCGTATGGGCGTAGAGCTGACAGCCGGCTGGGCACCATTGTCATGGTTGTCTGTAGAAGGAAATGCCGCTTTGAGCAAGAACAAGATTAAGGACTTTGATGAGTATGTAAGCAACTGGGAAGACGACAAGAAGCCAGGCGTAGTACATTACGACAACTCAACCCTGTCTTATTCTCCATCAGCTATCCTGAACGGATTCATCGATATCCACTATGCCGGTTTCTCAGCTACCTGGCACACCAACTTTGTAAGTCGCCAGTATATTACCAATACAGAAGACCGCGACTTCTCACTGCCATGCTATTCACAGAGCGACCTGAGCCTGAACTACAGTGCTAAGGTAACCAAGGCACTCGGCATCAAGGAGATAAGCTTCGGTGTAGACATCAACAATATCTTCAACCGCCACTATGCAGCCAGCGCATTCACCTGGGGCAATGCTATCGGTTACGGATATACATTGGACAACCGATTCAAGCAGATAGCCTACATCCCGATGGCAGATACCACCTGGATGACGCATCTTACATTGAAGTTCTAA
- a CDS encoding RagB/SusD family nutrient uptake outer membrane protein, producing the protein MRRYISHLFTWVISFLTLLAFSSCLNEHPKDQLDGGGSNGSASEIFDTTIAPLYDFMGGTIDGEGICDIQRLDSLLSLSPDDEQLYSSWQYLYRAIGMCNKSLDMIDLQSVRLTDNQKVQFKAEVRAIRAMMYYEAMDLYGRIPVLLSAAESLIYEPASGSSVTDEKLSAQSERSEIFHFIFSELQQVLPYLPQTSSLEEGSHYGRITQPVVNFLLAKLALNAEIYMYNDWAQGYRKRPKGRDLEFMVRTADGASLITGGKASENRSRILNAWETCIFYCNRLADEGCSLEEDEIFNSSARYLMPKDALVMDEADSVLHSRPAKPLFRFRYADVLLMKAEAMERNDGDGRAEYNMVRAHAGLPARKSSLANILEDRQVVLAGETCHRQDLIRFGKFLKSSHLRRSVQSALSSSSIVFPIPQRSLAFNGKLVQNKGYEAME; encoded by the coding sequence ATGAGACGATATATTTCACATTTGTTCACGTGGGTCATCTCTTTCCTGACCCTGTTGGCATTCTCATCGTGCTTGAATGAGCATCCTAAGGATCAGCTCGATGGGGGTGGCAGCAATGGTTCTGCGTCTGAAATATTTGATACGACCATAGCTCCTTTGTATGATTTTATGGGTGGAACGATAGATGGGGAAGGCATCTGCGATATTCAGCGTCTGGACAGTCTGCTTTCTCTTTCTCCTGATGATGAGCAGCTTTATTCTTCCTGGCAATATCTTTATCGGGCTATCGGTATGTGCAACAAGTCGCTGGATATGATTGATTTACAGTCAGTACGCCTTACCGATAACCAGAAGGTGCAGTTCAAGGCTGAGGTGCGTGCCATCAGAGCCATGATGTATTATGAGGCGATGGATTTGTATGGCAGGATTCCGGTACTCCTGTCTGCGGCAGAATCACTCATCTATGAACCGGCATCGGGCTCTTCTGTTACCGATGAAAAGCTGTCGGCTCAGAGCGAACGGAGCGAAATCTTCCATTTCATCTTCAGCGAATTGCAGCAGGTATTGCCTTATCTTCCTCAGACGTCCAGTTTGGAGGAAGGCTCTCATTATGGACGCATCACGCAGCCTGTGGTCAACTTCCTGCTGGCTAAACTGGCGCTGAATGCTGAAATCTATATGTATAACGATTGGGCGCAGGGTTACAGGAAGCGTCCGAAGGGTAGGGACCTGGAATTTATGGTGCGTACTGCCGATGGCGCCTCGCTCATTACGGGCGGCAAGGCGAGTGAGAACCGCAGCAGAATATTGAATGCTTGGGAAACCTGTATCTTCTATTGCAACAGATTGGCTGATGAAGGCTGCAGTTTAGAGGAGGATGAAATCTTCAACAGTTCTGCGCGTTATCTGATGCCGAAGGATGCGCTGGTGATGGATGAGGCTGATTCTGTTCTGCATTCCCGACCAGCCAAACCTCTTTTCCGTTTCCGTTATGCTGATGTTTTGCTGATGAAGGCTGAGGCGATGGAGCGCAACGATGGGGATGGCAGGGCAGAGTATAATATGGTTCGTGCGCATGCCGGTTTGCCTGCGCGCAAGTCTTCGCTTGCCAATATTCTGGAAGACCGTCAGGTTGTGCTGGCGGGCGAGACTTGTCACCGTCAGGACCTTATCCGTTTCGGCAAGTTCCTCAAGTCCTCGCATCTTCGCCGTTCTGTTCAGTCCGCTCTCTCGTCCTCTTCCATCGTCTTCCCGATACCTCAGCGAAGCCTTGCCTTCAATGGCAAGTTGGTTCAGAACAAAGGATATGAGGCAATGGAATAG
- a CDS encoding MlaD family protein: protein MKLTKEIKIALVAIVGILIMYFGINFLKGMNLFSTNNAYYMTFDDIQGLGASTPIYADGYKVGIVDGLEYDYKENGPIKVKVDIIKDLRIPQGSKAEIVKDLMGNLQVNLLLANNPRERVEPGGIIPGAVNGGMMDKAANLVPVVEKMLPKLDSILTSVNALLADPALAASLHNVETITSNLTVSTRELNTLMAGLNKQVPGMIGKANGVLDNTNRLTANLASLDVQGTLNKVNQTLESAHQFTEKLNSNQGSLGLLMNDTKLYDNLTSTMSHADSLVIDLKAHPKRYVHFSVFGRKDK from the coding sequence ATGAAGCTAACAAAAGAAATCAAGATAGCTCTTGTAGCTATTGTCGGTATTTTGATTATGTATTTCGGAATCAATTTTCTGAAAGGCATGAATCTGTTCTCTACCAACAACGCCTACTATATGACGTTTGATGACATCCAGGGACTGGGTGCCTCTACGCCTATTTATGCGGATGGTTATAAGGTAGGTATCGTGGATGGTTTGGAATATGATTACAAGGAGAATGGTCCTATCAAAGTAAAGGTGGATATTATCAAGGATTTGAGAATCCCGCAGGGCAGTAAAGCCGAAATAGTAAAAGACTTGATGGGTAACCTGCAGGTGAATCTGCTTCTGGCAAACAATCCGCGCGAAAGAGTAGAACCGGGAGGTATCATTCCGGGTGCTGTAAACGGAGGCATGATGGATAAGGCTGCCAACCTGGTTCCGGTAGTGGAAAAGATGTTGCCTAAGTTGGATTCTATCCTTACCAGCGTGAATGCGCTGCTGGCTGACCCGGCTCTGGCTGCTTCGCTGCATAATGTGGAAACCATCACAAGCAACCTCACCGTTTCTACACGTGAACTGAATACCCTGATGGCAGGACTCAACAAACAGGTTCCGGGTATGATTGGAAAGGCAAATGGCGTGCTGGATAATACCAACCGCCTCACAGCTAATCTGGCCAGTCTTGATGTGCAGGGCACTTTGAACAAGGTGAACCAGACTTTGGAGAGTGCTCATCAGTTTACTGAGAAGCTGAACAGCAACCAGGGCAGCCTCGGATTGCTGATGAACGATACCAAACTGTACGACAATCTGACGTCAACCATGAGTCATGCCGACTCCTTGGTTATCGACTTGAAGGCACATCCGAAACGCTATGTCCATTTCTCTGTTTTCGGCAGAAAAGACAAGTAA
- the dnaA gene encoding chromosomal replication initiator protein DnaA: MLASPKALWDNSLLLIKNSVTEQQYNTWFKPIVFESYKPSTKTLLVQVPSPFVYEYLEQNFVDLLSKVLHRNFGEGIRLTYRVVTDKEHKLSQDIEADPDDADMAKQTRECAQQTAAQPAAPQQQEDIDTQLDPKLTFNNYMEGDSNKLPRSVGLSIAEHPNTTQFNPMFIYGPSGSGKTHLVNAIGLKAKQMYPQKRVLYVSARLFQTQYTDAVLHNASNDFINFYQSIDMLIVDDIQEWAGKAKTLNTFFHIFNHLFRNGKRIILACDRPPVELKDMPDRLLTRFSCGLVCELEKPNIQLCVDILSNKIRRDGLKIPVDVISFIAQTCNGSVRDLQGAINGLLAYSIVYNSSIDIRLAERVIKRAVKVDDKPLTIDDIVETVCHHYNVTVTAVNSKSRKRDYVVARQVTMYLAQKYTKMPASRIGKLVGNRDHSTVIHSCSKVEERLKIDAGFSDELVSIENGLKVKRA; this comes from the coding sequence ATGTTAGCAAGTCCAAAAGCCCTCTGGGACAACAGTCTTTTGCTCATAAAGAACAGTGTAACAGAGCAGCAATATAACACATGGTTCAAGCCAATCGTCTTTGAATCGTACAAGCCGTCGACAAAGACTTTGTTGGTGCAGGTTCCGAGTCCGTTCGTATACGAGTACTTGGAACAGAACTTTGTTGACTTGTTAAGTAAGGTGCTGCATCGTAATTTTGGTGAAGGAATCCGTCTCACTTATCGTGTTGTAACCGATAAGGAGCATAAGCTTTCTCAAGATATTGAGGCAGATCCAGACGATGCTGATATGGCAAAGCAAACTCGTGAGTGTGCCCAGCAGACGGCTGCCCAGCCTGCCGCTCCCCAGCAGCAGGAAGACATTGATACGCAGTTAGACCCGAAGCTTACTTTCAACAATTATATGGAGGGTGACAGCAATAAGCTGCCTCGTTCCGTAGGATTGTCTATTGCCGAGCATCCCAATACCACCCAGTTTAACCCAATGTTCATTTACGGACCTTCGGGTAGCGGTAAGACGCATCTGGTGAATGCCATCGGTCTGAAAGCGAAGCAGATGTATCCTCAGAAGCGTGTGCTCTATGTGAGTGCCCGTCTTTTCCAGACCCAGTATACCGATGCCGTGCTCCATAATGCGAGCAATGATTTCATCAACTTCTATCAGTCTATCGATATGCTGATTGTGGATGATATCCAGGAGTGGGCTGGTAAGGCGAAGACACTGAATACCTTCTTCCATATCTTCAACCACCTCTTCCGCAACGGAAAGCGTATTATCCTGGCGTGCGACCGCCCTCCGGTAGAGTTGAAGGATATGCCAGACCGTCTGCTCACCCGTTTCTCTTGCGGTCTGGTCTGCGAGTTGGAGAAGCCGAATATCCAGTTGTGTGTGGATATCCTGAGCAATAAGATTCGTCGTGACGGTTTGAAGATTCCGGTAGATGTCATCTCTTTCATCGCCCAGACCTGTAACGGAAGTGTGCGCGATTTGCAGGGAGCCATCAATGGTCTTCTGGCTTACAGCATTGTTTATAACAGCAGCATTGATATCCGTCTTGCCGAACGCGTCATCAAGCGTGCGGTGAAGGTGGATGATAAGCCGCTCACCATCGATGATATTGTTGAAACGGTTTGCCATCATTATAATGTAACGGTTACTGCCGTGAACAGCAAGAGCCGTAAGCGTGATTATGTCGTGGCAAGACAGGTAACGATGTATCTGGCACAGAAATATACCAAAATGCCTGCTTCGAGAATCGGCAAACTCGTTGGTAATCGTGATCATAGCACAGTTATCCACAGTTGTTCAAAAGTGGAAGAAAGACTGAAGATTGATGCTGGATTCAGCGATGAACTGGTTAGTATCGAAAACGGATTAAAGGTGAAAAGGGCATAA
- a CDS encoding MFS transporter has translation MSPITTSKMSNFRWVICALLFIATTVNYMDRQVLSLTWKDFIAPEFHWTDDHYGTITGLFSIFYAIANLFAGKFVDWMGTKKGYLIAIFVWSTGAVMHAGCGWVAMQMEGYDSIEALRMVQAGSDAAVAIATISVWLFLSCRLILAVGEAGNFPAAIKVTAEYFPKKDRAFSTAIFNSGASVGALAAPATIPLLARSLGWEWAFIIIGVLGYVWMGLWVWLYDKPSKSKHVNKVELTYIEQDEDLEKIEAGKETESAAEEKTIGFLKCFSYRQTWSFIVGKLMTDGVWWFFLFWAPAYFSDQYGYSSDSGMGIALIFTLYAIVTVLSIGGGYLPTYFVDKKGMNPYIGRMRAMLIFACFPLLGLIAQPMGEYSAWWPAIIIGLLGAGHQAWSANLYSTIGDMFPKSTVATITGIGAMAGGIGSFLINKGSGMLFTYADGQGSAFSFMGFDGKPGAYMIVFCICSVAYLVGWCIMKALVPKYKPIVVE, from the coding sequence ATGAGCCCTATTACAACAAGTAAAATGTCCAACTTCCGTTGGGTAATCTGTGCGCTGCTCTTCATCGCAACCACAGTCAATTACATGGACCGTCAGGTTCTCTCTTTAACATGGAAAGACTTCATTGCTCCAGAATTCCACTGGACAGATGATCACTATGGTACCATCACCGGTCTTTTCTCCATCTTCTATGCCATCGCTAACCTCTTCGCAGGTAAGTTTGTTGACTGGATGGGCACCAAGAAAGGTTATCTCATCGCCATCTTCGTATGGTCAACAGGTGCTGTGATGCACGCCGGTTGCGGTTGGGTAGCTATGCAGATGGAAGGTTATGATTCTATCGAGGCGCTCCGCATGGTACAGGCTGGTAGTGATGCAGCTGTAGCGATTGCTACAATCAGTGTATGGCTGTTCCTCTCTTGCCGCTTGATTCTTGCTGTGGGTGAGGCAGGTAACTTCCCTGCAGCCATCAAGGTAACAGCAGAGTATTTCCCTAAGAAAGACCGTGCTTTCTCTACCGCTATCTTCAACAGTGGTGCTTCAGTAGGCGCTTTGGCAGCACCAGCTACCATTCCATTGTTGGCTCGCAGCCTGGGCTGGGAGTGGGCATTCATCATCATCGGTGTGCTCGGTTATGTATGGATGGGCCTCTGGGTATGGCTCTATGACAAACCATCTAAGAGCAAGCATGTAAACAAGGTTGAACTTACTTATATTGAACAGGATGAGGACCTCGAAAAGATTGAGGCTGGGAAAGAGACAGAAAGTGCCGCTGAGGAGAAAACTATCGGTTTCCTGAAGTGCTTCAGCTACCGTCAGACCTGGTCATTCATCGTAGGTAAGTTGATGACTGATGGTGTTTGGTGGTTCTTCCTCTTCTGGGCACCTGCTTACTTCTCTGACCAGTATGGTTATTCTTCAGATTCAGGTATGGGTATCGCCCTCATCTTCACTCTCTATGCTATTGTAACCGTATTGAGTATTGGTGGTGGTTACTTGCCAACCTACTTTGTTGACAAGAAGGGTATGAATCCATATATCGGTAGAATGCGTGCGATGTTGATTTTCGCTTGCTTCCCATTGCTCGGTCTGATAGCCCAGCCTATGGGTGAGTACAGTGCATGGTGGCCAGCTATCATCATCGGTTTGCTCGGTGCAGGTCATCAGGCATGGTCAGCTAACCTCTATTCTACCATCGGTGATATGTTCCCTAAGTCAACTGTAGCTACTATCACCGGTATTGGTGCGATGGCAGGTGGTATCGGTTCCTTCCTGATTAACAAGGGTTCCGGTATGCTCTTCACCTATGCAGATGGTCAGGGTTCAGCCTTCAGCTTCATGGGCTTCGATGGCAAGCCAGGTGCCTACATGATTGTATTCTGCATCTGTAGTGTTGCTTACCTCGTAGGCTGGTGCATCATGAAGGCATTGGTTCCTAAGTACAAGCCAATCGTTGTAGAATAA